A part of Lytechinus pictus isolate F3 Inbred unplaced genomic scaffold, Lp3.0 scaffold_22, whole genome shotgun sequence genomic DNA contains:
- the LOC135157986 gene encoding uncharacterized protein LOC135157986, protein MVECAEIYVHAHGLHTFIGHRHDKCNPKNQNQRQNQNQKQRLSQIQNPKSVLGTQADRKPSYASSTKNSTKPSYGNSGTKNGCYMCGSPNHLKRNCPMMPIVHSAQAMSVEDTALDSVRSENSSVHSNKNENFMSIGTLRSDDRASGQSKSTGFVESSAGCVLIGNPKTIVPSESESVETLGMAYDEVGAMIDDMPVVSGRLLPKNKPVSVLKDSGSSTSVVRTSLVLDDQFTGVIQLVKLIDGTLRRFPRANIMLDSPYFIGEINALCMPNCLCDVIIGNDVKGAREPKDPDLQWVPSIFLKANSSDVDDRVSEADVQSSEVVSSSEDNVRVSEVSESVPKVEVSDDMSSCVDEAMAVETRAQKKAQSKPKQDLRVKDSGVKVNSEDFLREQKDDLSLKPLWNKVNDIESKSRFFFISEKNCLYRQERDMRNPSVGVGPKLVLVPKTHRSDIMRIAHDSLFGGHLGINNTLSKVKAQFYWPSMYEDVANFCRSCDVCQKTISKGRVPKATLGKLPIVGVPFQRIAIDLMGPFLRSARGHTHILTIVDYATRYVEAIPLKSISTVDVAEALVTVYSRVGVPCEVMSDLGSQFVSDLMRKVSQLLSVKQITSSRYHPMCNGLVERYNGVIKTALRRLCSEEPRQWDRYLPALLFALREAPSSSLGFSPFELLYGRHVRGPMDILRELWTNESIDAELGNECEYVIDLRKRLVESWQSAQDTLKSSAKRYKGYYDRNAKKRKLNVGDEVLILLPTVHNKLLVEWQGPFKVVGTKFDYDYVVDVNGLKKTYHINILRRYVRREEVVAASCFDVGTFNVKDEEEGDMIDECIGDAPDMPCSLQKEFVSHVHVNDRLDKDCKDEVRELLCEYQDVFMDVPKKTSVAECKIHLTSNEPVRSPPYRVPQAVEGEIRKEVESMLKLGVIEPSDSP, encoded by the coding sequence ATGGTTGAATGTGCTGAGATATATGTACATGCGCATGGATTGCATACTTTCATTGGTCATAGACATGATAAATGTAATCCTAAGAATCAGAACCAAAGACAgaatcaaaatcagaaacaGAGATTAAGTCAAATCCAAAACCCTAAATCAGTATTAGGTACACAGGCAGATAGGAAACCCAGTTATGCTAGTTCAACGAAAAATAGCACAAAACCTAGCTATGGTAATAGCGGTACAAAGAATGGGTGTTATATGTGTGGTAGTCCGAATCATTTGAAACGGAATTGTCCAATGATGCCCATAGTTCATTCAGCTCAGGCTATGAGTGTGGAGGACACTGCACTGGATAGTGTTAGGTCAGAAAATTCGAGTGTACATTCgaataagaatgaaaattttATGTCGATAGGAACTTTGCGTTCAGACGATAGGGCTAGTGGTCAATCGAAATCCACTGGATTTGTTGAAAGTTCAGCTGGGTGTGTACTCATAGGCAATCCAAAGACTATAGTTCCGTCAGAAAGTGAGAGTGTTGAAACGCTTGGTATGGCATATGATGAGGTTGGTGCAATGATTGATGATATGCCAGTTGTATCGGGTAGGTTGTTACCCAAGAACAAGCCTGTTTCCGTGCTGAAGGATTCTGGGAGTAGTACAAGTGTTGTGAGGACGAGTTTGGTGTTAGACGATCAGTTCACGGGAGTGATTCAGTTAGTTAAGCTGATAGATGGTACTCTGAGGCGTTTTCCTAGGGCAAATATCATGTTGGATAGTCCTTATTTCATTGGAGAAATCAATGCTTTGTGTATGCCCAATTgtttgtgtgacgtcattattggCAATGATGTGAAGGGGGCACGTGAGCCCAAGGATCCTGACTTGCAATGGGTGCCTAGTATATTTCTTAAGGCGAATAGTTCCGATGTTGATGATCGGGTATCCGAAGCTGATGTGCAAAGTTCGGAAGTTGTGTCGAGTTCGGAAGATAATGTTCGGGTTTCCGAAGTGAGTGAGTCGGTTCCGAAAGTTGAGGTTTCGGATGATATGTCTTCATGTGTGGATGAGGCGATGGCTGTTGAAACTAGGGCACAAAAGAAAGCTCAATCTAAACCTAAACAAGATTTGAGAGTGAAAGACTCGGGAGTAAAAGTGAATTCGGAGGACTTTTTGCGAGAGCAAAAGGATGATTTGTCACTTAAGCCTTTGTGGAACAAGGTAAATGATATCGAGTCTAAATCAagattctttttcatttcagaGAAGAATTGTCTTTATCGACAAGAAAGGGATATGAGAAATCCAAGTGTTGGTGTTGGTCCCAAGTTAGTGCTTGTTCCAAAGACACACAGGTCTGATATAATGCGAATTGCCCATGATTCATTGTTTGGTGGACATCTCGGCATTAACAATAcattgtcaaaggtcaaagcCCAGTTTTATTGGCCAAGTATGTATGAGGATGTTGCAAATTTCTGCCGATCATGTGACGTGTGTCAAAAGACTATTAGTAAGGGGAGAGTCCCCAAAGCGACTCTCGGTAAGTTGCCGATAGTTGGCGTCCCATTTCAGCGAATTGCGATAGATTTAATGGGTCCATTCCTTCGATCTGCAAGAGGACATACTCACATCTTGACGATAGTAGACTATGCGACTAGATATGTAGAAGCTATACCATTGAAATCAATATCGACTGTAGATGTTGCTGAGGCATTAGTCACTGTATATAGTAGGGTAGGTGTTCCTTGTGAAGTAATGTCAGACTTAGGTTCCCAATTTGTATCTGATTTGATGAGGAAGGTATCACAATTGTTATCAGTCAAACAAATAACAAGCTCTAGATACCATCCGATGTGTAATGGCCTTGTAGAGAGGTACAATGGAGTAATTAAGACAGCTTTGAGGCGTCTTTGTTCTGAGGAGCCACGTCAGTGGGACAGGTACTTACCTGCTTTGTTGTTTGCTCTGCGAGAAGCACCCAGTTCGAGCCTGGGGTTTTCTCCATTTGAATTACTCTATGGTAGACATGTGAGAGGTCCAATGGATATTTTGAGAGAATTATGGACGAATGAGAGTATTGACGCAGAGTTAGGTAACGAGTGTGAATACGTAATTGACTTGAGGAAGCGGTTGGTCGAGTCTTGGCAATCGGCGCAAGACACTTTGAAATCCTCTGCAAAGAGATACAAAGGTTATTATGATCGAAATGCGAAGAAAAGGAAGTTGAATGTTGGCGATGAGGTCTTGATACTTTTACCCACTGTTCATAACAAGTTACTAGTAGAATGGCAAGGACCATTTAAGGTTGTTGGTACCAAATTTGACTATGATTATGTTGTCGACGTCAATGGTTTGAAGAAGacgtatcatatcaatattCTCAGGCGATATGTTCGGAGGGAAGAAGTGGTGGCTGCTAGCTGTTTTGATGTTGGTACTTTCAATGTTAAAGATGAAGAGGAGGGAGATATGATAGATGAGTGTATTGGAGATGCGCCTGATATGCCATGCTCATTACAAAAGGAGTTTGTGAGTCATGTTCATGTTAATGACAGACTAGATAAGGATTGTAAGGATGAGGTTAGAGAATTGTTGTGTGAATACCAGGATGTATTCATGGATGTTCCCAAGAAAACTTCAGTAGCTGAATGTAAAATTCATTTGACAAGTAATGAACCTGTTCGTTCTCCCCCTTATAGGGTACCCCAAGCTGTAGAGGGTGAAATAAGGAAGGAGGTTGAGTCGATGTTGAAGTTAGGGGTTATCGAGCCTTCGGATTCGCCTTAA